Proteins encoded together in one Urocitellus parryii isolate mUroPar1 chromosome 3, mUroPar1.hap1, whole genome shotgun sequence window:
- the Fam32a gene encoding protein FAM32A, with the protein MEAYEQVQKGPLKLKGVAELGVNKRKKKKKDKDKAKLLEAMGTSKKNEEEKRRCLDKRTPAQAAFEKMQEKRQMERILKKASKTHKQRVEDFNRHLDTLTEHYDIPKVSWTK; encoded by the exons ATGGAGGCCTACGAACAGGTCCAGAAGGGGCCCCTGAAGCTGAAAGGCGTCGCAGAGCTCGGCGTGAACAAGCG gaagaagaaaaagaaggacaagGACAAGGCGAAACTTCTGGAAGCCATGGGAACAAGCAAGAAGAACGAAGAGGAGAAGCGGCGCTGCCTGGACAAGCGGACGCCGGCCCAGGCGGCCTTCGAGAAGATGCAGGAGAAGCGG CAAATGGAGAGGATCCTGAAAAAAGCATCCAAAACCCATAAGCAGAGAGTGGAG GACTTCAACAGGCACCTGGACACCCTCACAGAGCATTATGATATCCCCAAAGTCAGCTGGACCAAGTAG